Proteins found in one Triticum urartu cultivar G1812 chromosome 4, Tu2.1, whole genome shotgun sequence genomic segment:
- the LOC125551271 gene encoding ATP-dependent 6-phosphofructokinase 5, chloroplastic-like isoform X1: protein MVISLASVGVRDLHTHHYKEAMALASPVDYAGTITSSQRQLSSVMPRCYGLRCTIGYGNKSRAAGHLVARAMSMDRPKLDFSNLNWKNQFQEDFDRRFSLPHLTDIIDVESRPTTFSLKSRTPLENVDGSLEESWNGYVNDNDRALLKVIKFASPTSAGAECIDPDCSWVEQWVHRAGPRKQIYFEPQCVKAGIVTCGGLCPGLNDVIRQIVLTLEKYGVKNIVGIQHGFRGFFEDHLAEVPLNRHVVQNINLAGGSFLGVSRGGASISDIVDSIQARRLDMLFVLGGNGTHAGADAIHGECRKRKLKVSIIGVPKTIDNDILLMDKTFGFDTAVEAAQRAINSAYIEAHSAFHGIGLVKLMGRSSGFITMHASLSSGQVDICLIPEVPFTLDGPNGVLRHLEHLIETKGFALMCVAEGAGQEYLQKSNATDASGNMVLSDIGVHLQQKIKSHFREINVHSDVKYIDPTYMLRAVRANASDAILCTVLGQNAVHGAFAGFSGITTGICNTHNVYLPIPEVIKTPRLVDPNSRMWHRCLTSTGQPDFC from the exons ATGGTGATTTCCCTTGCTTCTGTCGGGGTTAG GGATTTGCATACTCACCACTATAAAGAAGCCATGGCTCTAGCATCGCCGGTGGACTATGCTGGCACAATCACTTCAAGTCAGAGGCAACTCAGTTCTGTGATGCCCCGGTGCTATGGCTTGCGATGTACTATTGGATATGGAAATAAATCAAGAGCAGCAGGTCACTTGGTTGCCAGAGCCATGTCCATGGATCGCCCGAAACTGGACTTTTCGAATCTGAATTGGAAGAATCAATTCCAAGAGGATTTCGATAGGCGGTTCAGTTTGCCGCATTTGACAGATATAATTGATGTGGAATCGAGGCCGACGACATTTTCTCTCAAGAGCAG GACCCCTCTGGAGAATGTTGATGGTTCTTTGGAAGAGTCATGGAACGGCTATGTTAATGACAACGACAGAGCACTTTTGAAG GTTATCAAGTTTGCCTCGCCAACGTCTGCTGGAGCTGAATGCATTGATCCTGATTGCAGCTGGGTTGAACAATG GGTGCACCGGGCAGGCCCACGTAAACAAATATATTTTGAGCCTCAGTGCGTAAAGGCTGGAATTGTAACTTGTGGCGGACTTTGCCCTGGTCTCAACGATGTCATCCGGCAG ATTGTGCTTACACTTGAAAAATACGGAGTGAAAAACATTGTTGGGATACAGCATGGTTTCCGCGGATTTTTTGAAGATCATTTAGCGGAAGTGCCG CTTAATAGACATGTCGTCCAAAATATCAATCTTGCTGGTGGCAGTTTCTTAGGAGTGTCTCGTGGCGGGGCAAGTATCTCAGACATTGTCGACAGCATCCAG GCCAGGAGGCTTGACATGCTCTTTGTACTAGGTGGAAATGGAACTCATGCTGGAGCTGATGCTATACATGGCGAG TGCCGGAAGAGAAAACTAAAAGTGTCGATTATTGGTGTCCCAAAAACAATTGACAATGACATACTACTGATGGACAAGACATTTGGATTTGATACTGCAGTGGAGGCAGCACAAAGAGCTATCAACTCTGCATATATTGAG GCACATTCCGCATTTCATGGCATCGGATTGGTGAAGCTGATGGGAAGAAGTAGCGGATTTATCACAATGCATGCTTCCCTGTCAAGCGGGCAAGTCGACATTTGCCTGATACCTGAG GTACCATTCACCCTTGATGGACCAAACGGAGTTCTTCGGCACCTTGAGCACTTGATAGAGACCAAGGGGTTTGCTCTCATGTGTGTTGCCGAAGGTGCTGGGCAG GAATATTTGCAGAAGTCAAACGCAACTGATGCTTCAGGGAACATGGTTCTCAGTGATATCGGTGTGCACCTTCAACAGAAG ATCAAGTCTCATTTCAGAGAGATAAACGTCCACTCTGATGTGAAGTACATCGACCCTACATACATGCTCCGCGCCGTGCGTGCCAATGCATCGGATGCCATCCTGTGCACGGTGCTCGGTCAGAATGCT GTTCATGGCGCCTTTGCAGGGTTCAGCGGCATCACAACCGGAATATGCAACACACATAACGTGTACCTGCCAATACCTGAAGTTATCAAGACGCCAAGGCTTGTCGATCCAAACAGCAGGATGTGGCACAGGTGCTTGACATCCACAGGTCAACCTGACTTTTGTTGA
- the LOC125551271 gene encoding ATP-dependent 6-phosphofructokinase 5, chloroplastic-like isoform X2, which yields MALASPVDYAGTITSSQRQLSSVMPRCYGLRCTIGYGNKSRAAGHLVARAMSMDRPKLDFSNLNWKNQFQEDFDRRFSLPHLTDIIDVESRPTTFSLKSRTPLENVDGSLEESWNGYVNDNDRALLKVIKFASPTSAGAECIDPDCSWVEQWVHRAGPRKQIYFEPQCVKAGIVTCGGLCPGLNDVIRQIVLTLEKYGVKNIVGIQHGFRGFFEDHLAEVPLNRHVVQNINLAGGSFLGVSRGGASISDIVDSIQARRLDMLFVLGGNGTHAGADAIHGECRKRKLKVSIIGVPKTIDNDILLMDKTFGFDTAVEAAQRAINSAYIEAHSAFHGIGLVKLMGRSSGFITMHASLSSGQVDICLIPEVPFTLDGPNGVLRHLEHLIETKGFALMCVAEGAGQEYLQKSNATDASGNMVLSDIGVHLQQKIKSHFREINVHSDVKYIDPTYMLRAVRANASDAILCTVLGQNAVHGAFAGFSGITTGICNTHNVYLPIPEVIKTPRLVDPNSRMWHRCLTSTGQPDFC from the exons ATGGCTCTAGCATCGCCGGTGGACTATGCTGGCACAATCACTTCAAGTCAGAGGCAACTCAGTTCTGTGATGCCCCGGTGCTATGGCTTGCGATGTACTATTGGATATGGAAATAAATCAAGAGCAGCAGGTCACTTGGTTGCCAGAGCCATGTCCATGGATCGCCCGAAACTGGACTTTTCGAATCTGAATTGGAAGAATCAATTCCAAGAGGATTTCGATAGGCGGTTCAGTTTGCCGCATTTGACAGATATAATTGATGTGGAATCGAGGCCGACGACATTTTCTCTCAAGAGCAG GACCCCTCTGGAGAATGTTGATGGTTCTTTGGAAGAGTCATGGAACGGCTATGTTAATGACAACGACAGAGCACTTTTGAAG GTTATCAAGTTTGCCTCGCCAACGTCTGCTGGAGCTGAATGCATTGATCCTGATTGCAGCTGGGTTGAACAATG GGTGCACCGGGCAGGCCCACGTAAACAAATATATTTTGAGCCTCAGTGCGTAAAGGCTGGAATTGTAACTTGTGGCGGACTTTGCCCTGGTCTCAACGATGTCATCCGGCAG ATTGTGCTTACACTTGAAAAATACGGAGTGAAAAACATTGTTGGGATACAGCATGGTTTCCGCGGATTTTTTGAAGATCATTTAGCGGAAGTGCCG CTTAATAGACATGTCGTCCAAAATATCAATCTTGCTGGTGGCAGTTTCTTAGGAGTGTCTCGTGGCGGGGCAAGTATCTCAGACATTGTCGACAGCATCCAG GCCAGGAGGCTTGACATGCTCTTTGTACTAGGTGGAAATGGAACTCATGCTGGAGCTGATGCTATACATGGCGAG TGCCGGAAGAGAAAACTAAAAGTGTCGATTATTGGTGTCCCAAAAACAATTGACAATGACATACTACTGATGGACAAGACATTTGGATTTGATACTGCAGTGGAGGCAGCACAAAGAGCTATCAACTCTGCATATATTGAG GCACATTCCGCATTTCATGGCATCGGATTGGTGAAGCTGATGGGAAGAAGTAGCGGATTTATCACAATGCATGCTTCCCTGTCAAGCGGGCAAGTCGACATTTGCCTGATACCTGAG GTACCATTCACCCTTGATGGACCAAACGGAGTTCTTCGGCACCTTGAGCACTTGATAGAGACCAAGGGGTTTGCTCTCATGTGTGTTGCCGAAGGTGCTGGGCAG GAATATTTGCAGAAGTCAAACGCAACTGATGCTTCAGGGAACATGGTTCTCAGTGATATCGGTGTGCACCTTCAACAGAAG ATCAAGTCTCATTTCAGAGAGATAAACGTCCACTCTGATGTGAAGTACATCGACCCTACATACATGCTCCGCGCCGTGCGTGCCAATGCATCGGATGCCATCCTGTGCACGGTGCTCGGTCAGAATGCT GTTCATGGCGCCTTTGCAGGGTTCAGCGGCATCACAACCGGAATATGCAACACACATAACGTGTACCTGCCAATACCTGAAGTTATCAAGACGCCAAGGCTTGTCGATCCAAACAGCAGGATGTGGCACAGGTGCTTGACATCCACAGGTCAACCTGACTTTTGTTGA